AGTGTTTCAGGATTGCAGGAAATATAGATAATGTTGTCAAACTGGGAAACCAGCTTCAGCGTTTCATCATCGACGCCGGCTCGGGGCGGATCGACAAAAATCGTGGAAAAATCATAATCTTTCAACGAGATACCCTGTTCTTGTAGGCGGCGGAATTCGCGGCTTTGGGTATAGGCTTCGGTAAATTCTTCCGCAGAGAGGCGGGCGATTTTGATGTTGTCCCTTTGGTTGGCTTCGATATTCCACTGTGCGGCATAAACGGAAGTTTTGGACACTTCGGTCGCTAACACCTGACGGAAATGCTGCGAGAGCGGCAGGGTGAAATTACCGTTGCCGCAGTAGAGTTCGAGCAGGTCGCCGCCGAGGTTTTGCGCGACATCGCATGCCCAGCCGAGCATTTTTTCGCACACGCGGGCGTTGGGCTGCGTGAAACTGCCTTCGACTTGGCGGTAGCGGAAGGTCTTGCCGTTTACGTTCAGCTCTTCGATTATATAGTCTTGAGTCAAAACGATTTTCTGCCCCCTACTCCGACCGATGATATGGATGCCCAATTCACGCGCCAAGGTTTCGACGGCACACTGCCACGCTTCGCCCAGTTTTTTGTGGTAAATCATGGTAACGAGCATTTCGCCGCTCAGTGCAGACAAAAATTCTACGGCGTACCAGCGGTTTTTGAGTTCGGGATTTTTTGCGGCGGCTTCGATGAGCTTGGGCATCAAGGCGTTGATGGATTCGGAGGCGGCGGGAAATTGGTCGCAACGTATCAAGCTTGCGCCGCTTGCTTTCTGCCCGCGCTCGAACATGGCGTAAAACATTTCGCCGCCTTCGTGCCAGATGCGGAATTCGGCGCGCATCCGGTAATGCTGTTCGGGGGATTCGAAAACTTGAATTTCAGGAAAATCCAAACCTTGGAAAAGCTGTTGCAAGTATTGGATTTTTTGGTCGAGCTGTTGCGTATAAGCGGTCATTGGAGAAATGTCTCATGGAAAAGATGTCGGAATGTCGGTTTGGTCGGCAGGTTGGCGTAAAGCTGCTTGACAACACCGAAAATGCTGACAAAGGTCGTCTGAAAACTTACTACGCTTGTTTTCAGACGACCTTTTATCGGCATTTGATTACTCGCCTTCGTATTTGCGTTCCAAACGCTCTACGCACGCGCTTAAGTGTTTGCGCATGACTTTGACGACGCGGTTGCGTTTGCCGTTGACCAGCAGGTCGAGGATTTCGCGGTGTTCGGAATGGGTGTGGGTGTTGATGGTGCGTTTTTCATGACGCTGCGCATCGAAAACGGCGACGATGAGCGAAGAGCGGGCGCACAGGGTGTTCATGATGTCGAACAAGACGTGGTTGTCGATGAGGCGAGCGAGTTCGACGTGGAAGGCGTTGGACAGGCGGTTCCAACCCACGCGGTCGCCGCTGTCGGATGCCTGTTCTTCACGCTCGATCATCGCGTAGAGCGGCTGGAGGCGGGTTTCCAAATCGGGCATATCGGACAGGAGGTTCAAAATCATGCTTTCCATTTCGATAC
Above is a window of Neisseria mucosa DNA encoding:
- the trmA gene encoding tRNA (uridine(54)-C5)-methyltransferase TrmA is translated as MTAYTQQLDQKIQYLQQLFQGLDFPEIQVFESPEQHYRMRAEFRIWHEGGEMFYAMFERGQKASGASLIRCDQFPAASESINALMPKLIEAAAKNPELKNRWYAVEFLSALSGEMLVTMIYHKKLGEAWQCAVETLARELGIHIIGRSRGQKIVLTQDYIIEELNVNGKTFRYRQVEGSFTQPNARVCEKMLGWACDVAQNLGGDLLELYCGNGNFTLPLSQHFRQVLATEVSKTSVYAAQWNIEANQRDNIKIARLSAEEFTEAYTQSREFRRLQEQGISLKDYDFSTIFVDPPRAGVDDETLKLVSQFDNIIYISCNPETLRANLDTLCQTHTVERAALFDQFPFTHHIESGVYLKKK
- a CDS encoding GntR family transcriptional regulator, with the protein product MNTDNDTLHAPTPSSMMPPGRHDSELFRVYALILDGITDHVLLPGKKLTESELCRQMVCSRNTVRGALSLLAHDKIVDLQPNRGAFVHVPDLKEMQDVFNARIEMESMILNLLSDMPDLETRLQPLYAMIEREEQASDSGDRVGWNRLSNAFHVELARLIDNHVLFDIMNTLCARSSLIVAVFDAQRHEKRTINTHTHSEHREILDLLVNGKRNRVVKVMRKHLSACVERLERKYEGE